Proteins co-encoded in one Arachis hypogaea cultivar Tifrunner chromosome 11, arahy.Tifrunner.gnm2.J5K5, whole genome shotgun sequence genomic window:
- the LOC140176069 gene encoding uncharacterized protein, whose translation MRMVKDLKRKNRLNMLSLVETKRQSVTRFDVSKIWGNDCVGWEYVESTGASGGLLLMWDNGFFDMRNCYKNERWLCVEGVLLQNNFNCAFILVYGAHLRDEKLVVWEELSYIAGLCQVSCCLIGDFNEIIHCDERRGTDRLSVSAEEFKNWIQDMGLVDLPITDRKFTWFRGRSCSRIDRAMVSLEWLEEFPETRLRGGPRGLSDHCPIIVEDKRLRGGPRPFRSLDSWFTHEGFLRMVKEEWRGLGDVQFTDKLKALSVPLGRWHKDNFGDMDNKILKLEEEIKKIDDRVGDGAYDETVDARRKALVTWYEKWYVRKELHWKQMSRSRHARDMDKNTRYFHNIASARRRNNRVDALVINGRMIRNQARIKLAIRDFYKDLYHQEKSPFVGFRE comes from the coding sequence ATGAGGATGGTAAAGGATCTCAAGagaaaaaatagattaaatatgTTAAGCTTGGTGGAGACTAAAAGACAGTCAGTGACTAGGTTTGATGTCTCAAAAATATGGGGGAATGATTGTGTTGGTTGGGAATATGTTGAGTCTACTGGTGCGTCTGGCGGGTTGTTGCTAATGTGGGATAACGGGTTTTTTGATATGAGGAATTGTTACAAGAATGAGAGATGGTTGTGTGTTGAAGGAGTCTTGTTGCAGAATAACTTTAATTGTGCTTTTATATTGGTTTATGGTGCTCATCTTAGAGACGAGAAGCTCGTTGTGTGGGAGGAGCTGAGCTACATAGCTGGCCTATGTCAGGTTTCCTGTTGTCTCATAGGAGACTTTAATGAGATTATTCATTGTGACGAAAGGAGAGGCACTGATAGATTGTCCGTGTCAGCGGAGGAGTTCAAAAACTGGATACAAGACATGGGCTTGGTGGATTTGCCGATTACTGACCGCAAGTTTACGTGGTTCAGAGGACGGTCCTGTAGCCGCATTGACAGGGCCATGGTGAGTCTGGAATGGTTGGAGGAGTTCCCAGAGACTCGATTACGAGGTGGTCCAAGGGGCTTGTCTGACCATTGTCCTATTATAGTAGAAGATAAGAGACTGAGAGGTGGTCCTAGACCGTTCAGGAGCCTGGACTCGTGGTTTACGCATGAAGGATTCCTGAGGATGGTAAAGGAAGAATGGAGAGGGCTAGGTGACGTACAGTTCACAGACAAGCTGAAGGCTTTGTCAGTTCCGTTAGGAAGATGGCATAAAGACAACTTTGGAGATATGGACAACAAAATTTTGAAGTTAGAGGAAGAGATTAAGAAGATTGATGACAGGGTGGGTGACGGGGCTTATGATGAAACGGTAGATGCAAGAAGGAAAGCGCTTGTGACATGGTATGAGAAATGGTATGTGAGGAAAGAGttacattggaagcagatgtcgcgCTCAAGACATGCGAGAGACATGGATAAAAACACAAGGTACTTCCACAACATAGCTTCGGCGAGAAGGAGGAACAACAGGGTTGATGCACTGGTCATTAATGGAAGGATGATAAGGAATCAAGCTAGGATCAAGCTTGCGATTAGGGACTTTTACAAGGACTTGTATCATCAGGAGAAGTCACCATTCGTGGGGTTTAGAGAGTAG